A genome region from Setaria italica strain Yugu1 chromosome III, Setaria_italica_v2.0, whole genome shotgun sequence includes the following:
- the LOC101764584 gene encoding glutathione S-transferase T3, whose translation MDDYINTLNDASIGISGEGLLDAAQSVGCGGYSNSSMSASATPPPRRRKVVATRNKQTNFSAYEDDVLCKSWLEISCDPVINTGQRRESFWVRVVNRYNSKCSTYPERTQKSIMSRWDHIKAEVSKFSGYMAEMIRSNPSGMLDADKSVATAADFAAIEKHNFTLMHCWQILKDEPKWMELKRKMDTPQNSASRENVLTSEQRNILDLDPDDSSAASSTGKRPMGRDAAKAAKEKVAAASSEYVSKMHDLSVQKIELFKESEVEQKARLDKIVTLEKVKVEEAREHCKMMLELQRERLAMDKQRLKMEAEKKEKEEYERILEINLDQCQPMHTIYAYVICPSIDTELNKRCLSSDIC comes from the coding sequence ATGGATGATTATATTAATACCCTCAATGATGCATCAATTGGTATTTCTGGAGAAGGTCTTCTTGATGCAGCACAGAGTGTTGGTTGTGGAGGATATTCTAATTCTTCCATGAGTGCCTCTGCTACCCCACCCCCTAGACGGCGCAAGGTGGTGGCAACTAGGAACAAACAGACCAACTTCTCAGCATATGAAGATGATGTGCTTTGCAAATCTTGGCTGGAGATCAGCTGCGATCCTGTCATCAACACCGGCCAGAGGAGGGAATCCTTTTGGGTTCGTGTGGTCAACAGATACAACTCAAAATGCAGCACCTATCCGGAGAGGACACAGAAATCAATTATGAGTCGTTGGGATCACATCAAGGCCGAAGTGAGCAAATTCTCTGGATACATGGCTGAGATGATTCGCTCCAATCCTAGTGGCATGTTGGATGCAGATAAGTCTGTGGCTACTGCTGCTGATTTTGCAGCCATAGAAAAACATAATTTCACCCTCATGCATTGCTGGCAAATCTTGAAGGATGAGCCCAAATGGATGGAGCTCAAAAGAAAAATGGACACCCCTCAAAATAGTGCTTCCAGGGAAAATGTCCTCACTAGTGAACAACGCAATATTTTGGATCTTGATCCCGATGATTCCTCAGCAGCTAGCTCAACAGGAAAACGACCCATGGGGAGGGATGCAGCAAAAGCGGCTAAGGAGAAAGTTGCTGCTGCGTCATCTGAGTACGTGTCCAAGATGCATGACCTCTCAGTTCAAAAGATTGAATTATTCAAGGAATCAGAGGTTGAGCAAAAGGCCCGGCTTGATAAAATTGTTACTCTAGAGAAAGTGAAGGTAGAGGAGGCTCGCGAACACTGCAAGATGATGTTGGAGCTACAGAGAGAAAGGTTAGCTATGGATAAGCAACGGCTTAAGATGGAGGCTgaaaagaaggagaaggaagagtaCGAGCGCATTCTGGAAATTAACCTTGATCAATGTCAACCCATGCATACAATCTATGCATATGTCATATGTCCGTCCATTGACACTGAACTGAACAAGAGGTGTCTCTCCTCGGATATATGCTGA
- the LOC101765798 gene encoding chitinase 2, producing the protein RPLFREYIGAEGKNVTFADVPVHPGVDFHFILSFAIDYAVDAANASAPPQPTDGRFVVYWDEANLTPAAVAAAKHRGGGSADNKNNVRVALSLGGDTVHGANATFRASSVDAWVANAVASLTEILTTYGLDGIDVDYEHFGERETPEVFAECVGRLVRALRALGVISFASVAPFANPDVQAHYGELWRRYGREFDYVNFQFYAYAANTTVAEFLGYYNEQSSRYAGGGGKVLVGFGTDPASNGLGPGKGFFRACRELRRQGRLHGVFVWAADNSAADGFRYERVAQRFLAGAAPGFT; encoded by the coding sequence cggccgctGTTCCGCGAGTACATCGGCGCGGAGGGCAAGAACGTGACGTTCGCGGACGTCCCCGTGCACCCGGGCGTGGACTTCCACTTCATCCTCTCCTTCGCAATCGATtacgccgtcgacgccgccaaCGCCTCCGCTCCCCCTCAACCCACCGACGGCCGCTTCGTCGTCTACTGGGACGAGGCCAACCTCAcccctgccgccgtcgccgccgccaagcaccgcggcggcggcagcgccgacAACAAAAACAACGTCCGCGTCGCGCTCAGCCTCGGCGGCGACACCGTCCACGGCGCCAACGCGACATTCCGGGCCTCCTCCGTCGACGCCTGGGTGGCGAACGCCGTCGCCTCCCTCACCGAGATCCTCACCACGTACGGCCTCGACGGGATCGACGTCGACTACGAGCACTTCGGGGAGCGCGAGACGCCGGAGGTCTTCGCGGAATGCGTCGGACGGCTCGTGCGCGCGCTCAGGGCGCTCGGCGTCATCTCCTTCGCCTCCGTCGCGCCGTTCGCCAACCCGGACGTCCAGGCGCACTACGGCGAGCTCTGGCGCCGGTACGGCCGCGAGTTCGACTACGTCAACTTCCAGTTCTACGCGTACGCCGCCAACACCACGGTGGCGGAGTTCCTGGGGTACTACAACGAGCAGAGCAGCCGGtacgccggaggcggcgggaagGTGCTCGTCGGGTTCGGGACGGACCCGGCTAGCAACGGGCTGGGGCCTGGGAAGGGGTTCTTCCGGGCGTGCCGGGAGCTGCGGAGGCAGGGCAGGCTGCACGGCGTCTTCGTCTGGGCGGCGGATAACTCCGCCGCGGACGGGTTCCGCTACGAGCGCGTCGCGCAGAggttcctcgccggcgccgcgccagGATTCACTTGA